Proteins found in one Onychomys torridus chromosome 21, mOncTor1.1, whole genome shotgun sequence genomic segment:
- the LOC118572003 gene encoding zinc finger protein 431-like, translated as MDAVTYEDVHVNFTHEEWALLDPSQKSLYKDVMLETYWNLTCIGYKWEDCNIEEHCQRSRRNGR; from the exons GATGCAGTGACCTATGAAGATGTGCATGTGAACTTCACTCATgaagagtgggctttgctggatccttcccagaagagtctctataaagatgtgatgctggagacctacTGGAACCTCACTTGTATAG GGTACAAATGGGAAGACTGTAatattgaagaacattgtcagagatctagaagaaatggaaggTAA